ATCGTTGAGAGAACAAATTGTTTTAAGTGTACTAGAATGAATGTGACACATCacatttgaaaagaaaaatttcaaagtttgacaatgaaaattaaatacacCAAGATAAATAACGGCTAAAACAAATAAAGATATCATTGAATGCTTTGGAAGGATGATATTCGAAAATACTTTCGGAATTTTcagttaaaataaaaacatctcTTAAAATGCCATCACAACTTCTTccccattaattattttttccccttcttCTTTTGCTTCTCATTGGCCTCCTCCAACTTCTGGAGCTCCAATTCAATTGCTTTCTGTTTCTTCCGGCAGGTTGGGGTTTTTGAGAACCATgctgaaacaaaaaacaacCAAAAAGTCTATGAAAAATGACCTATCTCATTTATTCACTTTGTTACCAAGAAAAGCTTCTTCCTCTTCCTTATAGACGGGATCCCTGGCGCTCAGTGCATTAACTAGTTCAGCATGCGTTAAAGGCTGGACCCTGAGCTGGACCATTCTCTTAGTAGTCATGACCTATGGAAATAAATGACCATTGAATCCCTTCATTGGTCTCCAGCTCCCATTAAATAAAACTGCAgttgagtagaaaaaaatatccacctCATTTATAGATTGGATAACCCGGCCAAGTGTGAAACCATCGCAGATCTTGGCCATTGCTGACGTGTCAAATTGTCGGCTGATGCCGGCATACTGTgaataaaatatcgatatcACGTGTGTATCAGTATTAATGCTGCATTAGTCTTGACTCTGGCATTCGTGTCCAACTACGTGATTGCATGACCGTGGCATCGCAACAATGTTTTTACTAATCACGAttacgtcaattttttttcagtatcaTTCGTTCGTTTAGCATATGCATTGAAAatgtgaacattttttttaacgataacATCTCACTTTGTAAAGCAAATCCTTCCACAGCATTGACATGGTGCTGTAATCGGGTCGGGGTATGTAAATAACTCTGTCGTACGTCTGATAAAGCAGCTTCTGATCTCCATCCCAGGGTGAACTTGTCGTACCAATTAAAATAACTCGATCCTCATTGGTGAAACTTTTCACCAACTTTGGTAGATCTTTCTTCAGTCTCTTGGGATCTGTCTTGTCGGTTTTCGGCACTTTCTTGACGAAGGGCTTCTCAGCTCCATCCATGAATATCACCGATGGCTGCAGGAGCCGTGATACctgcatgaaaaattattgtttttatcaCTCCACTGTGCATCAGTGAAATATCGGTGTATTATGCCCGTTATGAGGCGGAAGAactggtgaaatttttttgcgcAATGTTGacaggagtttttttttttccttctatcGAGTTGAGATCTGAATTGACGACCAATCACATGGCAATAGAGAGTAAAAAATACTCTCATTTCTTAAGATTTCCAATCCAtggaaaacaataataatattataatgtAATTGTGAGATAAAATGCAATAGGGTTGAGGTACCTTGGAGATTAAATGCAACAACATGATTAGTCCCGATTTTCCTGGATATTTACCAGCAATGTTGGCTGGTGTTATATCAAAGAGAGTTGCTCCAAGTTCGGTACAGGCTGAATAAACCAGCATTTTTTTACCACTGGCGTTCGGTCCGGCTATCAGGACGGAGCGCACTAGGGGAGATAGGAGCCGTATGTTTTCCGTAGCAAGGGGAAGGATGCAGTATTCAGAGAACAGCTGTCTTATTTCTCCTAAAACGGTGATTAACGGTCCCAATTATTGACAATTAACATATAACTTTCAATAACAATTCTATGACGAAAAATCTCTACCAATGCTCGGCAAATTATCCTTTCCCTTGTCCCATAGATGAAAATTCGCGTAAGATTTTTCACCCTTGAAGGAATTGAGATAAATGTCCGGTACGAGTTTGATTATGCCGTTGGTGAGTAACTCCTCGAAGAGGGATTCGGTTGTACGATCAGGAGTCAAGTCCTTTTCCTTTTTCCTCTTGCTCTTTTTACCACTCCTACGCATACGCTTTTGCGCTTTCTTGGGACGTTTGCCCTTATGACCCTTGTCACGATCTAGAGCAGCTTGAAGCGCTTCTATATCATCTGATTCATTGATAAAACAAAACCAATATTTGATGAGTGATTATTGGGTAGGATTATTTATGAGAGAGACAAATGGAAAgctattaaaattttccaaacacAAAGAGGAAAgaagaatttattgaaatgttAATTCTCCCAGCTCGTGTAAAACTACTGCGTTCACCTACCTCTGATGATATTGTCCACTCCAATTCTCACTTCCTCTTCAATCTCCTGAGTCTTTTCGGACAGGACCATGTCGCTGTAGGGCAATCGCCAAGGGTTTTCCGACTCATCTTTGCCTTGCCAGATATCCTGGTACTCGAGATTGGCTTGGATCAGCTCGGG
This genomic stretch from Diachasmimorpha longicaudata isolate KC_UGA_2023 chromosome 6, iyDiaLong2, whole genome shotgun sequence harbors:
- the LOC135163840 gene encoding dynein regulatory complex protein 11, producing the protein MSNVTYDELWRDAQCSLEEIIQVDSTLQNSKPQKDRRKVHRNVSELYVRYIVTCNKLEQCYDQIIQPQKRSLIRKLLDSTLGRILELKHELVEVDLSEYNYYDDILMKYGILPQEAELKIPTYIRRERENEIKERRRFMSDVLRTVGALDEIIQPKTLSEFEAIRLIQTHERARQGRVRFQFMKEIREMKERSTIKPDVEPSDPVKEITATMRIQKVWRGYITRQRMRKRRIEEMLLIGMVQPSQLVSENYRKAERIKFHRYEKQLDYQIMYEKMLVETKEFVKKEKSAIMEETMRIELRSWINDYFQQTGKIPELPSAESGGSRIILSRQGTESSLSKSKESSSSKESKKSKKSKGKKESDTDKSEEDESDPGIKPIPSNFLPELIQANLEYQDIWQGKDESENPWRLPYSDMVLSEKTQEIEEEVRIGVDNIIRDDIEALQAALDRDKGHKGKRPKKAQKRMRRSGKKSKRKKEKDLTPDRTTESLFEELLTNGIIKLVPDIYLNSFKGEKSYANFHLWDKGKDNLPSIGEIRQLFSEYCILPLATENIRLLSPLVRSVLIAGPNASGKKMLVYSACTELGATLFDITPANIAGKYPGKSGLIMLLHLISKVSRLLQPSVIFMDGAEKPFVKKVPKTDKTDPKRLKKDLPKLVKSFTNEDRVILIGTTSSPWDGDQKLLYQTYDRVIYIPRPDYSTMSMLWKDLLYKYAGISRQFDTSAMAKICDGFTLGRVIQSINEVMTTKRMVQLRVQPLTHAELVNALSARDPVYKEEEEAFLAWFSKTPTCRKKQKAIELELQKLEEANEKQKKKGKK